The proteins below are encoded in one region of Acanthochromis polyacanthus isolate Apoly-LR-REF ecotype Palm Island chromosome 4, KAUST_Apoly_ChrSc, whole genome shotgun sequence:
- the gorab gene encoding RAB6-interacting golgin: MSSWAGFSDEELRRMHQKDPAVPAGATRGRKPVSANRSRQQLQREKALQLAAQKSAGAGSPVLPPEQQLTKPPQKEEPEPTTESAATTDEGKVQQKPAETKPDENHEPVADEGHPPVQELEKQAVELREKTRLEQLQQERKLIEENNKRKKALLTKTIAEKSRQTQAEAVKLKRIQKELQALDDMVSNDIGILRGKIEQASWDYTAARKRYEKAEAEYVMAKLDLHKKTEVKEQLTEHLCAIIQQNELRKALKLEELMQQLQLQATEEELEKQKEKEEKRGNCMETQREEKEENGSVKNQEEMVLSTGDCKPSAEEIVKRENRGAIQQDCKPMIEPSTTEQACITPENCLQSEIVAS; the protein is encoded by the exons ATGAGCAGCTGGGCAGGTTTTTCTGATGAGGAGCTACGGAGGATGCACCAAAAGG ACCCTGCGGTACCTGCTGGGGCTACTCGCGGTCGAAAACCAGTTTCAGCAAACCGGAGTCGGCAGCAGTTACAGCGAGAGAAGGCGCTGCAGCTAGCTGCTCAGAAAAGCGCTGGAGCAGGATCCCCGGTCCTTCCACCAGAGCAGCAACTCACCAAGCCGCCGCAGAAGGAAGAGCCTGAGCCAACGACCGAGTCAGCAGCTACGACTGACGAGGGGAAAGTGCAGCAGAAACCCGCTGAGACAAAACCAGACGAAAATCATGAGCCAGTTGCAGATGAGGGTCACCCGCCTGTCCAAGAGCTGGAGAAACAAGCGGTGGAACT ACGGGAAAAGACGCGCCTCGAGCAACTGCAGCAAGAGCGCAAATTAATCGAAGAGAATAATAAACGTAAGAAGGCTCTACTGACAAAGACTATCGCGGAGAA ATCCAGACAGACTCAGGCAGAGGCTGTGAAGCTGAAAAGAATCCAGAAAGAGCTGCAGGCCCTTGATGACATGGTGTCTAATGATATTGGCATCCTTAGAGGAAAGATAGAGCAAGCCAGCTGGGACTATACTGCTGCAAG aaaGCGTTATGAGAAGGCGGAGGCTGAGTATGTGATGGCCAAGCTGGACCTGCACAAGAAAACGGAGGTGAAAGAGCAGTTGACAGAGCACCTCTGTGCTATCATCCAGCAGAACGAGCTGCGCAAAGCCCTGAAGCTGGAGGAACTGATGCAACAGCTGCAGCTTCAGGCCactgaggaggagttggagaagcagaaggaaaaagaagagaagagaggaaactgtatggagacacagagagaggagaaagaagaaaacggTTCAGTGAAGAATCAGGAGGAAATGGTGCTATCAACCGGAGACTGCAAACCCTCAGCTGAAGAGATTGTaaagagagagaacagaggTGCCATCCAGCAAGACTGCAAACCTATGATCGAACCATCAACAACTGAACAAGCCTGTATAACACCAGAAAACTGTCTACAAAGCGAAATCGTAGCCTCCTGa